One part of the Hydra vulgaris chromosome 01, alternate assembly HydraT2T_AEP genome encodes these proteins:
- the LOC100213467 gene encoding probable cytidine deaminase — translation MSTLLTEEEVSNLLESCIKAKENSYSPYSKFRVGAALYTSCGKIFTGCNVENVSYGLAICAERTAYVKAVSEGYTSFKACAVSTDVKDSFTYPCGACRQFMSEFGDVEVFLTNDDKNHTITTLKTLLPFQFSAEALKNGTSV, via the coding sequence atgtcgACTCTGTTAACAGAAGAAGAGGTTTCAAATTTGCTTGAATCGTGCATTAAAGCAAAAGAAAATTCGTATTCGCCTTATAGCAAATTTCGAGTTGGTGCAGCTCTTTACACTTCGTGTGGTAAAATTTTTACCGGTTGCAACGTTGAAAATGTAAGTTACGGCTTAGCAATATGTGCTGAAAGAACAGCTTACGTCAAAGCAGTTAGCGAAGGCTATACTTCTTTTAAAGCTTGTGCTGTTTCAACAGATGTCAAAGATTCTTTCACTTATCCTTGTGGTGCTTGCCGTCAGTTTATGTCGGAGTTTGGCGATGTTgaagtatttttaacaaatgatgaCAAAAATCACACTATAACAACACTAAAAACGCTTTTGCCTTTTCAATTTTCTgcagaagctttaaaaaatggTACCTCTGTGTAA